The proteins below are encoded in one region of Flavobacterium nackdongense:
- a CDS encoding heavy metal translocating P-type ATPase has product MKNTYTITGMSCNGCRTKAEKALNEMEAVEATVTLEPPIATIIAEKSVSLFKLQKALYKAGNYVISEIDASNSIYSTPQASTMNALALPSSASGKYYCPMFCEGDTVYDTQVGCPVCGMDLVKAPDLTATKTKYTCPMHPEIVQDHPGDCSICGLDLVPKQAVEEQDTAYLDLWRKLKIALVFTIPVFIISMLEMVPNNPLLQLMETQKWNWVQFVLSLPVVFYAGWMFFVRAWKSMLTWNLNMFTLIGIGTGVAFLFSVAGLLFPQYFPDEFKHHGTVSLYFEASVVILTLVLLGQLMEAKAHGQTNKAIKELLKLAPTEATLVLDGQDKVISIHDIKKGDFLRVKPGEKIPVDGKIADGEGTIDESMISGEPIPVDKTRGDGVIAGTINGNTSFVMLAEKVGSETLLSQIVQMVNNASRSRAPIQKLADRIAKYFVPTVVIISALTFIIWANFGPEPAAVYGFINAVAVLIIACPCALGLATPMSVMVGVGKGAQSGVLIKNAEALENMNKVNVLITDKTGTITEGKPSVEKVFSVNDEADTLLHYIASLNQYSEHPLAQAVVNDAKTKNILLTEVKDFEAISGKGVTGTVANRKVALGNKKLMEQLNSAVAEDLETKISTEQKLGKTVSYISVDGIAVGFVSISDKIKATSASAITELMRQGVEVIMITGDNENTAKAVATELHLSGFIANCSPEDKLVAIQRLQAEGKIVAMAGDGINDAPALAQANIGIAMETGTDVAMESAQITLVKGDLQGIVKAKNLSQAVMRNIKQNLFFAFIYNVLGISVASGLLYPIFGLLLSPMIAAAAMSFSSVSVIANSLRLRSFKI; this is encoded by the coding sequence ATGAAAAATACGTATACCATTACAGGAATGTCTTGCAACGGCTGCCGCACCAAAGCCGAAAAAGCCTTAAATGAAATGGAAGCTGTGGAAGCCACTGTAACATTAGAGCCACCAATAGCAACAATTATAGCTGAAAAATCAGTTTCCCTTTTCAAACTCCAAAAAGCATTGTACAAGGCGGGTAATTATGTTATTAGTGAAATAGATGCTTCCAATTCCATATACAGCACACCACAAGCCAGCACAATGAATGCCTTGGCTTTACCCAGCTCTGCTTCGGGAAAATACTATTGTCCGATGTTTTGCGAAGGCGATACAGTCTATGATACCCAAGTTGGTTGTCCTGTATGCGGAATGGATTTGGTCAAAGCCCCAGATTTGACCGCTACCAAAACGAAGTACACTTGCCCGATGCATCCCGAAATTGTTCAAGATCATCCCGGCGATTGCTCCATTTGCGGACTGGATTTAGTGCCAAAGCAAGCTGTTGAAGAGCAAGATACAGCCTATCTGGATTTGTGGCGCAAATTGAAAATCGCATTGGTCTTTACGATTCCTGTTTTTATCATTTCGATGCTGGAAATGGTACCTAACAATCCGTTATTGCAGCTGATGGAAACCCAAAAATGGAATTGGGTACAATTTGTTTTGTCGCTTCCTGTAGTTTTTTATGCAGGTTGGATGTTCTTTGTCAGAGCTTGGAAATCGATGCTGACTTGGAATCTCAATATGTTTACACTGATAGGAATTGGAACGGGCGTGGCTTTTTTGTTTAGCGTGGCGGGACTTCTATTTCCCCAGTATTTCCCTGATGAATTCAAGCACCACGGCACAGTTTCGCTTTATTTTGAAGCTTCGGTGGTGATATTGACTTTGGTTTTGCTAGGCCAATTAATGGAAGCCAAAGCCCACGGACAAACCAATAAAGCTATCAAAGAACTGCTGAAACTCGCACCAACTGAAGCGACTTTAGTTTTAGATGGACAAGACAAAGTAATCTCAATTCACGATATCAAAAAAGGCGATTTCTTGCGTGTAAAACCCGGAGAAAAAATCCCAGTCGACGGAAAAATTGCTGATGGCGAAGGCACTATAGATGAGTCGATGATTTCGGGAGAACCCATTCCTGTTGATAAAACAAGGGGCGATGGGGTGATTGCAGGAACCATCAATGGCAATACATCATTCGTGATGCTAGCCGAAAAAGTGGGTTCGGAAACGCTGCTTTCGCAAATTGTACAAATGGTCAATAATGCCAGTCGCTCGAGAGCGCCTATCCAGAAATTAGCTGATAGGATTGCCAAATATTTTGTACCAACGGTGGTTATTATTTCAGCATTGACCTTTATAATTTGGGCGAATTTTGGCCCTGAACCTGCAGCGGTTTATGGTTTTATCAATGCGGTAGCAGTGTTGATTATTGCTTGTCCTTGTGCTTTGGGCTTGGCCACGCCTATGTCAGTGATGGTTGGAGTAGGCAAGGGCGCCCAATCGGGTGTTTTGATCAAAAACGCCGAAGCTTTAGAAAATATGAACAAAGTAAATGTCCTGATTACCGACAAAACCGGAACCATTACGGAAGGAAAACCTTCGGTGGAAAAAGTTTTTTCTGTGAATGATGAAGCCGATACTTTGTTGCATTACATCGCTTCCCTAAACCAATACAGTGAACATCCATTGGCGCAAGCCGTCGTGAATGATGCCAAAACTAAAAATATCTTGCTAACCGAAGTCAAAGATTTCGAGGCTATTTCCGGCAAAGGTGTTACAGGAACGGTAGCCAATAGAAAAGTAGCTTTAGGCAATAAAAAGCTGATGGAACAACTGAATTCAGCTGTCGCTGAGGATTTGGAAACTAAAATCAGTACCGAACAAAAACTGGGCAAAACAGTCTCCTATATTTCCGTGGACGGAATAGCGGTGGGTTTTGTGTCCATTTCCGATAAAATAAAAGCCACTAGTGCAAGTGCCATAACCGAATTGATGCGGCAAGGAGTGGAAGTCATTATGATTACGGGTGATAATGAAAATACGGCAAAAGCCGTCGCCACGGAATTGCATTTATCTGGTTTTATTGCTAATTGTTCGCCCGAAGACAAACTGGTGGCAATCCAGCGCCTGCAAGCCGAAGGGAAAATCGTAGCTATGGCAGGCGACGGCATCAACGACGCTCCGGCATTGGCACAAGCCAACATAGGCATCGCAATGGAAACCGGAACAGATGTCGCGATGGAAAGTGCCCAGATTACCTTGGTTAAAGGTGATTTACAAGGCATTGTCAAAGCCAAAAACCTGAGTCAAGCTGTGATGCGAAACATCAAACAGAATTTGTTTTTTGCGTTTATTTACAATGTGTTGGGAATTTCAGTGGCTTCAGGATTGTTGTATCCTATTTTTGGATTGTTGTTATCGCCAATGATTGCGGCGGCTGCGATGAGTTTCAGCTCGGTTTCGGTAATTGCAAATTCATTGCGATTGCGAAGTTTTAAAATTTAA
- the rimK gene encoding 30S ribosomal protein S6--L-glutamate ligase translates to MLQSKIILGSEEWCTLPELGIPSIKARVDSGAKTSALHAINIAPFKKEGQNWVKFDINPIQNNVKTIIHCEALLVDKRVVKSSSGFREQRYVIQTTLDIGNSKWVIEMTLTNRDSMGFRMLLGREAMSGRVLVDPEQQYLLGQTTPDNLKEVYKNAIKNSSGLRIGLLASNPELYSNKRIMEAGEMRGHEMHFLNIKECYMKLDAKTPEIHYRGGIILNQFDAIIPRIRPSITFYGCALTRQFEALNVFCLNSSTAITQSRDKLFSLQLLLQSGIDIPTTGFANSPLDTNDLIAMVGGPPLIVKLLEGTQGKGVVLAETKKAAESVINAFKSLNANILVQEFIKEASGKDLRLFVVDGKVVAAIQREAMPGEFRANIHLGGTASVIKPTPGEKKIAIRAAKAMDLKVAGVDIIRSTKGPLLLEVNSSPGLEGIEGATNKDIAGEMILAIEKNFKLK, encoded by the coding sequence ATGTTACAAAGCAAAATAATTTTAGGCAGCGAAGAATGGTGTACCTTACCAGAATTAGGTATTCCATCTATTAAAGCCAGAGTCGATTCGGGTGCCAAAACATCGGCTTTGCACGCGATCAATATTGCACCTTTCAAAAAGGAAGGGCAAAACTGGGTCAAATTCGACATCAACCCCATTCAGAATAATGTCAAAACCATCATCCATTGCGAAGCGCTTTTGGTTGATAAAAGAGTCGTCAAAAGTTCTAGTGGTTTTAGAGAGCAGCGCTATGTGATTCAAACCACATTAGATATAGGCAATTCGAAATGGGTGATCGAAATGACCTTGACCAATCGTGATTCTATGGGTTTCCGAATGCTTTTAGGTCGCGAAGCGATGAGCGGCAGGGTTTTGGTCGATCCCGAGCAACAATATCTTTTAGGGCAAACTACACCTGATAATTTAAAAGAAGTTTATAAAAATGCAATAAAAAACAGTTCCGGTTTACGCATCGGATTATTGGCAAGTAACCCTGAATTGTACAGCAACAAGCGAATCATGGAGGCCGGTGAAATGCGGGGTCACGAAATGCACTTTTTGAATATCAAAGAATGCTATATGAAACTCGATGCCAAAACACCTGAAATTCATTATCGTGGCGGTATTATTCTCAATCAATTCGACGCAATAATTCCCAGAATTCGTCCTAGTATTACCTTTTATGGCTGCGCTTTGACGCGTCAATTCGAAGCACTGAATGTGTTTTGTTTGAACTCATCGACTGCCATTACCCAATCACGTGATAAATTATTCTCCTTACAATTGCTTTTGCAAAGCGGTATCGATATTCCAACCACGGGTTTTGCCAATTCTCCCTTAGATACCAACGATTTGATTGCGATGGTTGGTGGCCCGCCTTTAATTGTAAAATTACTCGAAGGAACACAAGGAAAAGGAGTCGTTCTGGCCGAAACCAAAAAAGCTGCCGAAAGTGTCATCAATGCTTTCAAAAGTTTGAATGCTAACATATTAGTACAAGAATTCATCAAAGAAGCTAGCGGAAAAGACCTACGCTTGTTTGTGGTTGATGGCAAAGTTGTGGCAGCTATTCAAAGAGAAGCGATGCCAGGCGAATTCCGAGCCAACATTCATTTAGGAGGAACCGCCTCTGTCATAAAACCTACTCCCGGAGAGAAAAAAATCGCCATACGTGCCGCCAAAGCTATGGATTTGAAAGTTGCGGGAGTGGATATAATTCGCTCTACAAAAGGACCCTTATTACTCGAAGTCAACTCATCGCCGGGTCTTGAAGGTATTGAAGGCGCGACCAATAAAGATATAGCAGGTGAAATGATTTTGGCTATCGAGAAGAATTTTAAATTGAAGTAA
- a CDS encoding ATP-dependent Clp protease ATP-binding subunit, whose product MDDNFSPRVKDVITYSKEEALRLGHDFIGTEHLMLGILRDGNGKAINILNNLSIDLNLLRRKVEVLSPASPTMDANNEKKNLHLTRQAERALKTTFLEAKVFHSTSISTAHLLLCILRNENDPTTKLLNKLSIDYDIAKEQYLNMTPSEENFIENLPRNDAYNEDSGQDDSLKEGSFNNPANKSNKKSKTPVLDNFGRDLTEMAEEGKLDPVVGREKEIERVSQILSRRKKNNPLLIGEPGVGKSAIAEGLALRIIQKKVSRILFNKRVVTLDLASLVAGTKYRGQFEERMKAVMNELEKNDDIILFIDEIHTIVGAGGATGSLDASNMFKPALARGDIQCIGATTLDEYRQYIEKDGALERRFQKVIIEPTSVEETIIILNNIKDKYEDHHNVTYSPEAIEACVKLTNRYMSERFLPDKAIDALDEVGSRVHITNIEVPVQILELEKLLEDVRELKNAVVKKQKYEEAAKLRDDEKRLEKDLAIAQEQWEEESKSNRIEVTEDNVADVVSMMTGIPVNRIAQTESNKLAILPQLIENKVIGQKEAVLKIARAIQRNRAGLKDPNRPIGSFIFLGQTGVGKTQLAKVLARELFDSEEALIRIDMSEYMEKFAISRLIGAPPGYVGYEEGGQLTEKVRRKPYCVVLLDEIEKAHPDVFNMMLQVLDDGYLTDSLGRKIDFKNTIIIMTSNVGARQLKDFGQGVGYGTAAKVAQAADNSKSIIENALKKTFAPEFLNRIDDVIVFNALEKEDINLIIEIELQKLYARIKDLGYQLNLSDRAKAFIADKGFDRQFGARPLKRAIQKYVEDALAEEIITSKVGAGDEIFMDLEDDTSQELTVKIQKTEEPTS is encoded by the coding sequence ATGGATGATAATTTTTCGCCAAGAGTAAAAGATGTTATTACTTACAGCAAAGAAGAAGCCTTGCGTTTGGGTCACGATTTCATTGGTACTGAACATCTTATGCTCGGAATTTTGAGAGATGGCAATGGCAAAGCAATTAATATACTGAACAATCTATCGATTGATTTGAATCTTTTGCGCAGAAAAGTAGAGGTTCTAAGTCCGGCAAGCCCAACAATGGATGCCAACAACGAAAAAAAGAACCTTCATCTTACCCGACAAGCAGAGCGCGCCCTGAAAACTACTTTTTTAGAAGCCAAAGTGTTTCACAGCACCTCAATCAGCACCGCACATTTACTATTGTGCATCCTAAGAAACGAAAACGACCCCACAACAAAGCTATTGAATAAACTCAGCATTGATTATGATATAGCCAAAGAACAATATTTAAATATGACACCATCCGAAGAAAATTTTATCGAAAATTTACCCCGAAATGACGCTTACAACGAGGATTCAGGACAAGATGACAGTCTGAAAGAAGGTAGTTTTAATAATCCAGCCAATAAATCGAACAAAAAATCTAAAACTCCTGTTCTAGACAACTTTGGTAGAGATTTAACAGAAATGGCCGAAGAAGGAAAATTAGACCCTGTAGTCGGACGTGAAAAAGAAATTGAACGTGTTTCTCAAATTTTAAGCCGTCGCAAAAAGAACAATCCACTGCTGATAGGAGAACCTGGCGTAGGGAAATCTGCCATTGCCGAAGGTTTAGCCTTGCGCATCATTCAAAAGAAAGTTTCTAGAATATTATTCAATAAACGAGTGGTGACACTTGATTTAGCCAGTCTTGTAGCCGGTACCAAATACCGCGGACAATTCGAAGAGCGTATGAAAGCCGTGATGAACGAACTAGAAAAAAACGACGATATCATCCTTTTCATTGATGAAATCCACACTATTGTTGGCGCTGGCGGAGCAACAGGCTCGTTGGATGCTTCCAATATGTTCAAACCCGCATTGGCCAGAGGTGACATTCAATGTATCGGTGCCACAACCTTGGACGAATACCGTCAATACATCGAAAAAGATGGGGCGCTCGAAAGACGTTTCCAAAAAGTAATTATCGAACCGACCTCGGTGGAAGAGACGATCATTATTTTGAACAATATCAAAGACAAATACGAAGATCACCACAATGTGACGTATAGCCCAGAAGCCATCGAAGCCTGTGTTAAATTGACCAATCGCTATATGTCTGAACGCTTCTTGCCAGACAAAGCCATTGATGCTTTAGACGAAGTGGGATCGCGAGTACACATCACCAATATTGAAGTTCCTGTACAAATTTTAGAATTAGAAAAACTATTAGAAGATGTACGCGAACTGAAAAATGCGGTGGTCAAAAAACAAAAATACGAGGAAGCGGCTAAACTTCGTGACGACGAAAAACGTCTCGAAAAAGATTTGGCTATAGCCCAAGAACAATGGGAAGAAGAATCAAAAAGCAATCGTATCGAGGTGACCGAGGACAATGTGGCCGATGTAGTTTCGATGATGACGGGAATTCCTGTAAATAGAATTGCACAAACCGAAAGCAACAAACTCGCTATTCTGCCGCAATTGATCGAAAATAAGGTCATTGGACAAAAAGAAGCAGTGCTAAAAATTGCCCGAGCTATACAGCGAAACCGTGCCGGATTGAAAGATCCGAATCGACCGATTGGCTCCTTCATATTCTTAGGACAAACTGGAGTAGGAAAAACCCAATTGGCCAAAGTTTTAGCCCGTGAATTATTCGATTCTGAAGAAGCCTTAATCCGAATTGATATGAGCGAATATATGGAAAAATTCGCAATTTCGAGATTGATTGGAGCACCTCCGGGATACGTAGGCTACGAAGAAGGCGGACAATTAACAGAAAAAGTGCGTCGTAAACCTTATTGTGTGGTGCTTTTGGACGAAATCGAAAAAGCGCATCCAGATGTTTTCAATATGATGCTGCAGGTTTTAGACGACGGTTATTTGACCGATAGTTTGGGACGTAAAATCGATTTCAAAAACACGATTATCATTATGACTTCGAATGTGGGTGCCCGCCAATTGAAAGATTTCGGTCAAGGCGTTGGATATGGGACCGCTGCCAAAGTGGCACAAGCCGCTGATAATTCGAAAAGCATTATCGAAAATGCGTTGAAGAAAACCTTCGCACCTGAATTCCTCAACAGAATTGACGATGTAATTGTATTCAATGCCTTAGAAAAAGAAGACATCAATTTGATTATTGAAATCGAATTGCAAAAATTATACGCACGCATCAAAGATTTGGGCTATCAATTAAACCTGTCTGACAGAGCCAAAGCGTTCATCGCAGACAAAGGTTTTGATAGACAGTTTGGCGCAAGACCATTGAAAAGAGCCATTCAAAAATATGTCGAAGACGCCTTGGCAGAAGAAATTATCACTTCTAAAGTAGGCGCTGGTGATGAAATTTTTATGGATTTAGAAGACGATACTTCGCAAGAATTGACCGTTAAAATTCAAAAAACCGAAGAGCCAACGAGCTAG